A genomic region of Kribbella sp. NBC_00382 contains the following coding sequences:
- the dapE gene encoding succinyl-diaminopimelate desuccinylase yields the protein MAKLDLSLSGPDLCTALVDISSVSGTEEELADAVESALSGYAHLTVSRHGNTVVARTELGRAERIVVAGHLDTVPLNDNLPARRADGLIHGLGACDMKGGVAVGLRLAATLTEPNRDITYVFYDCEEIESERNGLFKLTQTHPELLEGVFAVVMEPSNAVVEAGCQGTMRVDVTTRGERAHSARSWMGKNAIHAAGEILNRLAAYEPRRVPIDGLEYREGLNAVAISGGVAGNVVPDLCTVSVNYRFAPSRSEAEAEAHVREVFAGYDVVVTDSAPGGLPGLERPAAAAFLQVVGGEPQPKFGWTDVARFTTLGVPAVNYGPGDPLYAHKQDEFVPEAEIEQCEQRLRTWLTS from the coding sequence ATGGCGAAGCTTGATCTGTCCCTGTCCGGCCCGGACCTCTGTACCGCCCTGGTCGACATCTCGTCGGTCAGCGGCACCGAGGAGGAGCTGGCCGATGCGGTCGAGTCGGCGCTGTCGGGATACGCGCATCTGACCGTCTCGCGGCACGGCAACACCGTCGTCGCGCGGACCGAGCTGGGGCGTGCGGAGCGGATCGTCGTCGCCGGGCACCTGGACACCGTCCCGCTGAACGACAACCTGCCGGCTCGCCGCGCGGACGGGCTGATCCACGGGCTCGGCGCCTGCGACATGAAGGGCGGTGTCGCGGTCGGACTCCGGCTGGCCGCGACGCTGACCGAGCCGAACCGCGACATCACGTATGTCTTCTACGACTGCGAAGAGATCGAGTCGGAGCGCAACGGGCTGTTCAAGCTGACCCAGACGCATCCCGAGCTGCTGGAGGGTGTGTTCGCGGTCGTGATGGAGCCGTCGAACGCAGTCGTCGAGGCCGGCTGCCAGGGCACGATGCGGGTCGACGTGACGACGCGTGGCGAGCGGGCCCACTCGGCTCGTTCGTGGATGGGCAAGAACGCGATCCACGCGGCCGGGGAGATCCTCAACCGGCTGGCGGCGTACGAGCCGCGGCGGGTGCCGATCGACGGGCTGGAGTACCGCGAGGGGCTCAACGCGGTCGCGATCAGCGGCGGTGTCGCGGGGAACGTAGTACCGGATCTGTGCACGGTGTCGGTGAACTATCGGTTCGCGCCGAGCCGGTCGGAGGCCGAGGCTGAGGCGCATGTGCGTGAGGTCTTCGCCGGGTACGACGTGGTGGTGACCGACTCCGCGCCGGGCGGACTGCCGGGGCTGGAGCGGCCGGCGGCGGCCGCGTTCCTGCAGGTGGTCGGGGGTGAGCCGCAGCCGAAGTTCGGCTGGACCGATGTCGCGCGGTTCACGACGCTCGGGGTGCCTGCCGTGAACTACGGGCCGGGCGACCCGTTGTACGCGCACAAGCAGGACGAGTTCGTGCCCGAGGCGGAGATCGAGCAGTGTGAACAACGGTTGAGGACTTGGTTGACGTCGTAG
- a CDS encoding VOC family protein: MSLGRFKDLCIDVGSPSVMTSFWGRLLGLTSPADNPEVLVGNRPEKTIWLNRVAEPRTVKQRVHLDVHTTSIEELERAGATVLSPISEQQHWAVLADPEGGEFCGFVREKATEYRLMELVVDSADPGAQARWWAGVVGGEVGHQPDKPWYWLEDVPGLPFKYWVFNPVPEPKTVKNRIHWDITADDLDAILAAGATLLRPKDDTIGWHVCADPEGNEFCVFLPPATEDSDGEA, encoded by the coding sequence ATGAGCCTGGGGCGATTCAAGGACCTGTGTATCGACGTGGGGTCCCCGAGTGTGATGACGTCGTTCTGGGGCCGGCTGCTCGGCCTGACCTCGCCCGCGGACAATCCGGAGGTGCTGGTCGGGAACCGGCCGGAGAAGACGATCTGGCTCAATCGGGTGGCGGAGCCGCGGACGGTCAAGCAGCGGGTTCATCTGGACGTGCACACGACCTCGATCGAGGAACTGGAGCGCGCCGGGGCGACGGTGCTGAGCCCGATCTCGGAGCAGCAGCACTGGGCCGTACTGGCCGATCCCGAAGGCGGCGAGTTCTGCGGATTCGTGCGCGAGAAGGCTACGGAGTACCGGTTGATGGAGCTGGTGGTGGACTCGGCCGACCCGGGGGCACAGGCGCGCTGGTGGGCCGGCGTGGTCGGTGGCGAGGTCGGGCATCAGCCGGACAAGCCCTGGTACTGGCTGGAGGACGTGCCCGGGCTGCCGTTCAAGTACTGGGTTTTCAACCCGGTGCCGGAGCCGAAGACGGTGAAGAACCGGATCCACTGGGACATCACAGCGGACGACCTCGACGCGATCCTGGCCGCAGGTGCGACACTGCTGCGGCCCAAGGACGACACGATCGGCTGGCACGTCTGCGCCGATCCCGAGGGCAACGAGTTCTGTGTGTTCCTTCCACCAGCGACCGAGGATTCTGATGGCGAAGCTTGA
- a CDS encoding CGNR zinc finger domain-containing protein — translation MGPLAFEIAATIRHDGQGGVADGLATVELAEAWVQANASLVGEVLGRSFDASLLVVDDGVREQLVGVRRAVRSLFARAVSPALPSKADASRLLDPAAALRRLNEAADKLGTAHLDWPEEGEPVTRWSPESSDPLDLLVGAIGRSGIDFLAGPERLRLRACPAARCVKYFLQDDPRQTWCSPSCGNRERVNRHYQRKHAGQALASDL, via the coding sequence GTGGGTCCACTCGCCTTCGAGATAGCTGCGACCATCCGGCATGACGGCCAGGGTGGCGTCGCGGACGGCCTGGCGACGGTGGAGCTGGCGGAGGCGTGGGTTCAGGCGAATGCCTCGCTGGTGGGGGAGGTTCTGGGGCGGTCGTTTGATGCCTCGCTGCTCGTGGTCGACGACGGCGTCCGGGAGCAGTTGGTCGGCGTACGGCGGGCGGTGCGTTCGTTGTTTGCCCGGGCCGTCAGCCCGGCGCTGCCGAGCAAGGCCGATGCCAGCAGGTTGCTCGATCCGGCCGCGGCCCTGAGGAGGTTGAACGAGGCCGCCGACAAGCTCGGGACCGCTCACCTCGACTGGCCTGAGGAAGGCGAGCCTGTGACGCGGTGGTCTCCTGAGTCATCCGACCCGCTGGATCTCCTCGTGGGCGCCATCGGCCGCTCGGGGATCGACTTCCTCGCCGGACCTGAGCGGCTCCGGCTCCGAGCCTGCCCGGCGGCTCGCTGCGTCAAGTACTTCCTCCAGGACGACCCGCGCCAGACCTGGTGCTCCCCGTCCTGCGGCAACCGTGAGCGCGTCAATCGTCACTATCAGCGAAAGCACGCGGGACAAGCATTAGCCTCGGATCTATGA
- a CDS encoding pyridoxine/pyridoxamine 5'-phosphate oxidase: MSNLRTRLRAVPTLTGKPPAFDPAQTPGEPHGLFVDWLTTAIDNGVPEPCATTLSTVDETGRPSGRILILKNVDERGWQFASSAGSRKGRELATHPLAALTFYWVPLGRQVRITGTATPADPAESLADLMARPPSARTQADWTLYTLDADEVEFWQADPDRNHLRLRYDRSSDGAWTKGLL; the protein is encoded by the coding sequence ATGAGCAACCTCCGGACCCGGCTGCGCGCGGTACCGACACTGACCGGCAAGCCACCGGCTTTCGATCCGGCGCAGACGCCGGGCGAGCCGCACGGGTTGTTCGTCGACTGGCTGACGACCGCGATCGACAACGGCGTACCGGAGCCTTGTGCGACCACGCTGTCCACGGTCGACGAGACCGGGCGTCCGTCGGGGCGGATCCTGATTCTCAAGAACGTGGACGAGCGGGGCTGGCAGTTCGCGAGCAGCGCGGGCAGCCGCAAGGGGCGCGAACTGGCGACGCACCCGCTGGCCGCGTTGACGTTCTACTGGGTGCCGCTCGGTCGTCAGGTGCGGATCACCGGTACTGCGACGCCCGCCGACCCGGCCGAATCCCTGGCTGACCTGATGGCGCGCCCGCCGTCGGCCCGCACGCAGGCCGACTGGACTCTCTACACGCTGGACGCCGACGAGGTGGAGTTCTGGCAGGCCGACCCTGATCGCAACCATTTGCGCCTGCGCTACGACCGGTCATCCGACGGCGCTTGGACGAAGGGCCTGTTGTGA
- a CDS encoding maleylpyruvate isomerase family mycothiol-dependent enzyme — protein MKPPIEASVNRLNALLVNLDEQAVRAPSGLPGWSRGHVLTHLANFSEAMTRQVEEALASRLVEMYDGGRPARDAAIEAGAGRSADELTNHVATASAGLLAAWGKVDDWSRPVLHRNSDLAATVYAGWREYEVHTVDLALESTSDDWSEEFCLHLLDFLRPRTPDGVHLVLDSGDMRWENGTGEDLVLTGKLTDLTAWFAGRPHSVVGDLPDLNPWP, from the coding sequence GTGAAGCCTCCGATCGAAGCGTCGGTCAACCGACTCAACGCCCTCCTCGTCAACCTCGACGAGCAAGCTGTCCGGGCGCCGTCGGGGCTGCCGGGGTGGTCGCGTGGGCATGTGCTGACGCATCTTGCGAACTTCAGCGAGGCGATGACGCGTCAGGTCGAGGAGGCACTGGCCAGCCGGCTGGTCGAGATGTACGACGGTGGCCGTCCGGCTCGCGATGCCGCGATCGAGGCGGGTGCCGGCCGGTCCGCTGACGAGCTGACGAATCACGTGGCGACGGCGAGCGCCGGGTTGCTGGCCGCTTGGGGCAAGGTCGACGACTGGTCGCGCCCGGTGCTGCATCGCAACAGCGATCTGGCTGCGACCGTCTACGCCGGCTGGCGGGAGTACGAAGTACACACTGTCGATCTCGCGCTGGAGTCCACGTCCGACGACTGGTCCGAGGAGTTCTGCCTGCATCTGCTCGACTTCCTCCGGCCGCGGACGCCCGACGGAGTCCACCTGGTTCTGGACTCGGGCGACATGCGCTGGGAGAACGGCACCGGTGAAGACCTCGTCCTCACCGGCAAGCTGACGGATCTCACCGCCTGGTTCGCCGGACGGCCACATTCGGTCGTCGGCGACCTTCCCGACCTCAACCCCTGGCCCTGA
- a CDS encoding TraR/DksA family transcriptional regulator: protein MDPELRAALAADRAGTAERIAALTADLETIMEASRLVATDDEHDPEGSTIAFERSQTTTFLDDARKHLADLDSALQRLEADDYGYCEVCGDAIAADRLIARPAARTCIGCAT, encoded by the coding sequence GTGGATCCAGAGCTGCGCGCGGCACTCGCCGCCGACCGGGCCGGTACGGCGGAACGGATCGCCGCGCTCACCGCCGACCTGGAGACGATCATGGAGGCGTCCCGCCTGGTCGCCACCGACGACGAGCACGATCCGGAGGGCTCGACGATCGCCTTCGAACGCTCCCAGACGACGACCTTCCTCGACGACGCCCGCAAACACCTCGCGGATCTCGACAGCGCTCTCCAGCGGCTCGAGGCCGATGACTACGGGTACTGCGAGGTCTGCGGCGATGCGATCGCGGCCGACCGGTTGATAGCCCGGCCGGCCGCGCGCACCTGCATCGGCTGTGCGACCTGA
- a CDS encoding carbohydrate ABC transporter permease: MPRFLLNSAIVSVIVTVVALFFHSMAAYALARLRFPGRGIIFSGIMSTLLVSLPVILVPLFLVAKQLGLLDSDAGLIVPSIFHAFGIFLLRQYYLNIPRELEEAADLDGCGYWRRYWSVILPLSRPVLASLSVLFFLANWDAFLWPLTITRNPDLRVIQLGIAGMQGQYASAWNLILAAAVIAAIPTVVVFVAGQKRLVDAMKTTGLK, encoded by the coding sequence TTGCCGCGCTTCCTGCTGAACAGCGCGATCGTCTCGGTCATCGTCACCGTAGTCGCGTTGTTCTTCCACTCGATGGCGGCCTACGCCCTTGCCCGGTTACGTTTCCCCGGGCGCGGGATCATCTTCTCCGGCATCATGTCGACGCTGCTCGTCTCGCTGCCGGTGATCCTCGTGCCGCTCTTCCTGGTGGCCAAGCAACTCGGCCTGCTCGACAGTGACGCCGGGCTGATCGTGCCGAGCATCTTCCATGCCTTCGGCATTTTCCTGCTCCGCCAGTACTACCTCAACATCCCACGGGAGCTGGAGGAAGCGGCCGACCTCGACGGCTGCGGCTACTGGCGGCGGTACTGGAGCGTCATCCTGCCGCTGAGCCGCCCGGTCCTCGCCAGCCTGTCCGTCTTGTTCTTCCTCGCCAACTGGGACGCCTTCCTCTGGCCGCTCACCATCACCCGCAACCCCGACCTCCGCGTGATCCAGCTCGGTATCGCCGGCATGCAAGGCCAGTACGCCTCAGCCTGGAACCTGATCCTCGCCGCCGCGGTCATCGCCGCGATCCCGACCGTCGTCGTCTTCGTCGCCGGCCAGAAACGCCTGGTCGACGCGATGAAGACCACCGGACTGAAGTGA
- a CDS encoding carbohydrate ABC transporter permease, with product MLVFLAGLKDVPKELEDASEIDGASAWQRFRYVIWPLLRPTSFFVVVNSTIGAVTGLQAFDLVYVLTKGGPARATSTVVIYIYEQAFTFNNMGYAAALTTVVVGLLILCTGVMFAVTRGGRFDED from the coding sequence ATGCTGGTCTTCCTGGCCGGCCTGAAGGATGTACCGAAGGAACTCGAAGATGCCTCGGAGATCGACGGTGCGAGTGCGTGGCAGCGGTTCCGGTATGTCATCTGGCCGCTGCTCCGGCCGACCAGCTTCTTCGTCGTGGTCAACTCGACGATCGGCGCGGTGACCGGGCTGCAGGCGTTCGACCTCGTCTACGTGCTGACCAAGGGCGGGCCGGCGCGGGCGACGAGCACGGTTGTCATCTACATCTACGAGCAGGCGTTCACCTTCAACAACATGGGGTACGCCGCGGCGCTGACGACCGTGGTTGTCGGGCTGCTCATCCTCTGTACCGGCGTGATGTTCGCCGTCACCCGAGGAGGCCGCTTCGATGAGGACTAG
- a CDS encoding PfkB family carbohydrate kinase, whose translation MTYRNRCHALAPSISEASSSSFGTSFRPARKTSIWYTVGAGDAFCGSLAASLATGTTLADAVRLANAAGALATTMDGAATSCPDRSAAVALLDS comes from the coding sequence ATGACATACCGGAACCGCTGCCACGCACTCGCACCGTCGATCTCCGAGGCATCTTCGAGTTCCTTCGGTACATCCTTCAGGCCGGCCAGGAAGACCAGCATCTGGTACACAGTTGGCGCAGGCGACGCCTTTTGCGGGTCACTCGCCGCTTCCCTGGCCACCGGCACGACGCTGGCCGACGCAGTACGCCTCGCCAATGCCGCAGGTGCTCTGGCTACAACGATGGACGGCGCAGCCACCTCCTGCCCCGACCGCTCTGCAGCCGTGGCCTTGCTGGACTCGTGA
- a CDS encoding LacI family DNA-binding transcriptional regulator has product MTTIYDVARRSGVSPATVSRVLSGRRNVDPELSEKVRAAVAELGYRPNGVARNLRRASTNLWAVVISDIENPFFTSLVRGLEDVAQTEGYHVVLCNSDEDPAKEAAYASAVLTEQMAGVVISPTSTAEGVELLSGAKTPMVLIDRRVEGVEADTVLVDNEHGAAEGVKHLIDGGYRRIACITGPRRVSTAMDRLAGYRSALRTAGIPYDKDLVRHADFREAGGFAAMETLLDQPEPPEALFVANNLMTVGALECLAKRGLRAPDDIAVVGFDDIPWADLVVPSLTTVAQPTYELGRTAGQLLKDRIATPGRPPSTVTLRTELHIRATSAPKKS; this is encoded by the coding sequence ATGACGACGATCTACGACGTCGCGCGTAGATCTGGCGTATCGCCGGCCACCGTGTCGCGGGTTCTCAGTGGCCGCCGGAACGTGGACCCGGAGCTGTCCGAGAAGGTTCGCGCGGCGGTGGCGGAGCTCGGCTACCGGCCGAATGGGGTCGCGCGGAACCTGCGCCGGGCCAGCACCAACCTGTGGGCCGTCGTCATCTCCGACATCGAGAACCCGTTCTTCACCTCGCTCGTCCGCGGGCTCGAGGACGTCGCGCAGACCGAGGGCTATCACGTCGTACTGTGCAACTCCGACGAGGATCCGGCCAAGGAAGCGGCGTACGCCTCCGCGGTACTGACCGAGCAGATGGCCGGCGTCGTAATCTCCCCGACCTCCACCGCCGAGGGCGTCGAACTGCTCAGCGGCGCTAAGACTCCCATGGTCCTGATAGACCGTCGGGTCGAAGGCGTCGAGGCCGACACCGTTCTGGTCGACAACGAACACGGCGCCGCTGAAGGCGTGAAGCATCTGATCGACGGCGGCTACCGCCGGATCGCCTGCATCACCGGCCCGCGCCGGGTCAGTACCGCGATGGACCGCCTGGCCGGCTACCGCTCGGCCCTCCGAACCGCAGGTATCCCCTACGACAAGGACCTGGTCCGCCACGCCGACTTCCGCGAGGCGGGCGGATTCGCCGCGATGGAAACCTTGCTCGACCAGCCCGAACCCCCCGAAGCCCTCTTCGTCGCCAACAACCTAATGACCGTCGGCGCCCTCGAATGCCTGGCAAAACGAGGCCTCCGAGCCCCCGACGACATCGCCGTAGTCGGCTTCGACGACATCCCCTGGGCCGACCTGGTAGTCCCCTCCCTCACCACAGTCGCCCAACCCACCTACGAACTAGGCCGCACCGCAGGCCAACTCCTCAAAGACCGAATAGCCACCCCCGGCCGCCCACCCTCCACAGTCACCCTCCGCACAGAACTCCACATCCGAGCCACCTCAGCCCCCAAGAAATCCTGA
- a CDS encoding DUF3800 domain-containing protein, producing the protein MRRVLGMYFERPLVRAYIDETGDRGTSGKASRYFAMVAVVIGDEDDPSLRRAIEACRQRLSVPVGKPLHWTEHVKRFPRRQFVAGRLAAVEGVVVNFVLVEKAALSAGDPMRGDQVAFYNYVAGLILEGILLTANAWPGGRRDVVVTFGHVRGFPHEHTLAYFEKLRAGAVDAELWELLCSKPRFLGAGQLDGLQAADQYAGMLRAALEADEFGGFEHHHLLAIRHQIRRCEGESWGHGLRVIAVPGLMEAYPWWPGEGL; encoded by the coding sequence ATGCGTAGGGTCCTCGGCATGTATTTCGAGCGGCCGCTGGTTCGTGCCTACATCGACGAGACCGGCGACCGCGGAACCTCCGGGAAAGCTTCACGGTACTTCGCGATGGTCGCGGTGGTGATCGGCGACGAGGATGATCCGTCATTGCGCAGGGCGATTGAGGCGTGTCGTCAGCGGCTCTCGGTGCCGGTGGGGAAGCCACTGCACTGGACCGAGCACGTCAAAAGGTTTCCCCGGAGGCAGTTCGTGGCCGGCCGGCTCGCGGCGGTGGAAGGGGTGGTGGTCAACTTCGTGCTCGTCGAGAAGGCGGCTCTGTCGGCGGGTGACCCGATGCGAGGCGATCAAGTTGCCTTCTACAACTACGTTGCGGGGTTGATCCTCGAGGGGATCTTGCTGACGGCGAATGCCTGGCCTGGGGGTCGCCGCGACGTGGTGGTGACCTTCGGGCATGTCCGAGGATTCCCACACGAGCACACCCTGGCGTACTTCGAGAAGCTGCGTGCTGGTGCGGTCGACGCAGAGCTGTGGGAGCTATTGTGCAGCAAGCCGAGGTTCCTGGGTGCGGGTCAACTGGATGGGTTGCAGGCTGCTGACCAGTACGCCGGGATGCTGCGGGCGGCGTTGGAGGCGGATGAGTTCGGTGGGTTCGAGCATCATCATTTGCTGGCGATCAGGCATCAGATCCGCAGGTGCGAGGGGGAGAGCTGGGGGCATGGGCTGCGGGTGATAGCCGTCCCGGGGTTGATGGAGGCGTACCCGTGGTGGCCTGGCGAGGGGCTCTGA
- a CDS encoding MFS transporter translates to MSERFSLWRVAVPAFGPTVLNAVGQGAVLPIVALSARELGGSVGVAAFLVGVLGIGQFAGSLPAGALVVRVGERRALLLAAIVSAMAWLAAWLAGSVAVLGVALLGAGLAGAVFSLARQSYVTEVVPIELRARALSTLGGVSRIGLFIGPFLGAAAGHWWGIAAAYAVGIAGSLGAAVLLLLSHEPAGQAQPAESQPIKKVLWDNRRIFLTLGTGVFIIAVARAARTSLIPLWGEHVGLSATDTSIVFGITNGIEMLLFYPAGLVMDRFGRVWIAVPSTVLLGVGMLTLPLTTALYGVLAVATLMAIGNGLGSGIVKTLGADASPPALRAQFLSGWTFTAESGSVLGPLLISAITFTAPLAAAALTLGALTTLGATWLAHWVPKYDPRRKYAATSK, encoded by the coding sequence GTGAGCGAGCGGTTCAGTCTGTGGCGGGTGGCGGTGCCGGCATTCGGGCCGACCGTGCTGAACGCGGTCGGCCAGGGCGCTGTGCTGCCGATCGTCGCGCTCTCCGCCCGGGAGCTGGGTGGGTCGGTCGGGGTGGCGGCGTTCCTGGTCGGCGTACTGGGGATCGGTCAGTTCGCCGGCTCGTTACCGGCCGGGGCGCTGGTGGTCCGGGTCGGTGAGCGGCGGGCTTTGTTGCTAGCGGCAATCGTCAGTGCAATGGCGTGGCTCGCGGCGTGGCTGGCCGGCAGTGTCGCCGTACTCGGTGTCGCGTTGCTGGGAGCGGGCCTGGCGGGTGCGGTGTTCAGCCTCGCCCGCCAGTCCTACGTCACCGAGGTGGTCCCGATCGAGTTGCGGGCCAGAGCGTTGTCGACACTCGGCGGAGTGAGCCGGATCGGCTTGTTCATCGGGCCGTTCCTCGGCGCCGCGGCAGGCCACTGGTGGGGCATCGCCGCCGCGTACGCCGTCGGCATCGCCGGCTCGCTCGGCGCCGCAGTACTGCTGCTGCTCTCCCACGAGCCGGCCGGCCAAGCGCAACCCGCCGAATCACAACCGATCAAGAAGGTCCTCTGGGACAACCGCCGCATCTTCCTGACGCTAGGCACCGGCGTCTTCATCATCGCCGTCGCACGAGCAGCCCGCACCAGCCTGATCCCCTTGTGGGGCGAGCATGTAGGCCTCTCCGCCACCGACACCTCGATCGTCTTCGGCATCACCAACGGCATCGAGATGCTGCTCTTCTACCCCGCCGGACTGGTGATGGATCGCTTCGGCAGAGTCTGGATCGCCGTCCCCTCCACCGTCCTACTAGGTGTAGGGATGCTCACTCTCCCCCTGACCACCGCCCTGTACGGCGTACTAGCAGTAGCCACCTTGATGGCCATCGGCAACGGCCTAGGCTCCGGCATCGTCAAAACCCTGGGCGCCGACGCCTCCCCACCCGCACTGAGAGCCCAGTTCCTCTCCGGCTGGACCTTCACCGCCGAATCCGGCAGCGTCCTAGGCCCCCTCCTCATCTCCGCCATAACCTTCACAGCCCCCTTAGCTGCAGCCGCCCTAACCCTCGGCGCCCTAACCACCCTCGGCGCCACCTGGCTAGCCCACTGGGTCCCCAAGTACGACCCCCGCCGCAAGTACGCAGCAACTAGCAAGTAG
- a CDS encoding MerR family transcriptional regulator: MAGRTGRMMVEGRCSDVAWSIAEVARESGVTSRTLRHYHAIGLLIPARTAPNGRRYYEQEQLLRLQQILLLRDLGLSLDVVAEVLERQSSASTIEVLGRHKQWLQREQLRLAQLIRTVDATITNLREGEEMNPDQVFEGFEHNPYEAEARERWGDDQVDASYERMRNWTEQDADLARTGQQRVHREIAALKAQGKDVRDPTVQELIQLHYEVTSLFWTPNHEAYKALGQMYVDDERFRQTIGGGDDSVVEYLRDAMTIYAETKLSESKG, from the coding sequence GTGGCCGGAAGGACCGGCCGCATGATGGTGGAGGGACGGTGTAGCGACGTGGCCTGGTCGATCGCCGAGGTGGCGCGCGAATCGGGTGTCACCTCGCGGACGCTGCGGCACTACCACGCGATCGGCTTGCTGATCCCGGCCCGCACCGCGCCGAACGGCCGCCGGTACTACGAGCAGGAACAGCTGCTCCGCTTGCAGCAGATCCTCCTGCTACGAGACCTCGGCCTCAGCCTGGACGTGGTCGCCGAGGTCCTCGAACGCCAGAGCAGCGCGAGCACGATCGAAGTACTAGGCCGCCACAAGCAATGGCTCCAACGCGAGCAACTGCGCCTGGCCCAACTGATCCGCACCGTCGACGCCACCATCACCAACCTCCGCGAAGGAGAAGAGATGAACCCCGACCAGGTCTTCGAGGGCTTCGAACACAACCCCTACGAGGCCGAGGCCCGCGAACGCTGGGGCGACGACCAGGTCGACGCCAGCTACGAACGTATGCGCAACTGGACCGAACAAGACGCCGACCTCGCCCGCACCGGCCAGCAACGCGTCCACCGAGAAATCGCAGCCCTGAAGGCCCAAGGAAAAGACGTGCGCGACCCAACAGTCCAAGAACTGATCCAGCTCCACTACGAAGTAACCAGCCTCTTCTGGACCCCGAACCACGAGGCCTACAAGGCCCTCGGTCAGATGTACGTCGACGACGAGCGCTTCCGGCAGACCATCGGCGGCGGTGACGACAGCGTCGTGGAGTACCTGCGGGACGCGATGACGATCTACGCGGAGACGAAACTGTCCGAGTCAAAAGGTTGA
- a CDS encoding NAD-dependent dehydratase has translation MKLLVLGGTKNLGRHVVEVALADGHQVTLFNRRLTNPGLFPSVEKLVGKRSDPVALATGEWDAVIDMSGFLVHDLRRSIEVLSGRVGHYTFMSTIGVYASRTTPGMTEDAALQPWPSGAVEDEFSMDIYEVSKAKAEGLLAVAFGERMSAVRSGFVVGPYNPDFGNWGEALATGKALECAARPEQPIQYLDARDLAAFLVRLSVDGRGGAFNAVSESTTMSALAEAWRSVVPGSLPVDWDPSEDRFHLTHDGLFQLDNRKALAAGLVVRPAEESARACVEWIRAGNTPPPPPH, from the coding sequence ATGAAGCTGCTGGTGCTCGGTGGGACGAAGAACCTCGGGCGGCATGTGGTCGAGGTGGCGCTGGCGGACGGCCATCAGGTGACGCTGTTCAATCGTAGGCTGACCAATCCGGGTCTCTTTCCTTCTGTCGAGAAGCTCGTCGGCAAGCGGTCCGATCCGGTCGCGCTGGCGACGGGGGAGTGGGATGCGGTGATCGACATGTCCGGGTTCCTGGTGCATGACCTCCGCCGGAGCATCGAGGTGCTGAGTGGTCGTGTCGGCCACTACACCTTCATGTCGACCATCGGGGTCTACGCGAGCAGGACGACGCCGGGGATGACCGAGGACGCCGCACTGCAGCCTTGGCCGTCGGGGGCGGTTGAGGATGAGTTCTCGATGGACATCTACGAGGTGTCGAAGGCGAAGGCTGAGGGCCTGCTGGCCGTGGCGTTCGGGGAGCGGATGTCGGCGGTGCGATCGGGCTTCGTGGTCGGGCCGTACAACCCTGACTTCGGCAATTGGGGTGAGGCGTTGGCTACGGGGAAGGCGCTTGAGTGTGCGGCTCGGCCCGAGCAGCCGATTCAGTACCTCGACGCACGCGACTTGGCCGCGTTCCTGGTGCGCTTGAGCGTTGACGGTCGGGGCGGGGCGTTCAACGCTGTGAGTGAGTCGACGACGATGAGCGCGTTGGCTGAGGCGTGGCGTTCCGTAGTACCGGGGAGTCTGCCGGTTGATTGGGATCCGTCTGAGGACCGCTTTCACTTGACCCACGACGGCCTTTTCCAGCTCGACAACCGCAAGGCACTCGCGGCGGGCCTCGTGGTGCGGCCGGCTGAGGAGTCGGCGCGGGCCTGTGTCGAGTGGATCCGAGCCGGCAACACTCCGCCTCCGCCGCCGCATTAA